The Cervus canadensis isolate Bull #8, Minnesota chromosome 29, ASM1932006v1, whole genome shotgun sequence genome includes a window with the following:
- the TSPAN32 gene encoding tetraspanin-32 isoform X2, which translates to MEPCRRVRVAKCQMLATSFFVLLLGSAMAATAALSYFGPHFAVIGHVSADRRTYEAVHHWGLPELRPGVLRPGTGGPLEAPQPHPGGGRRAGCLRPGLRPGGEEHVRNRAAGAGGHAGHVLVLWQELAPRAPGGLGGRPVSGGRGHQTGAVPGPGGAVRAHTLPSAQDCLQGIQSFLRVHGNIVSTLISLGLAFTAYAMLLSSFIWFTIRSGRYSVSQRARSHPPQEPRVYRCIQEGSRSPRRPSKADAPKGRLSPSRCSGQLLLPRDTHPPAHGSGDATVCTRM; encoded by the exons ATGGAGCCTTGCCGTCGAGTCAGGGTGGCCAAATGCCAGATGCTGGCCACCAGCTTCTTTGTTCTG CTCCTGGGCTCCGCCATGGCTGCCACGGCCGCGCTCAGCTACTTCGGGCCCCACTTTGCTGTCATCGGCCACGTGTCCGCAGACAGGAGAACCTATGAGGCCGTGCACCACTGGG gCCTTCCTGAGCTTCGCCCTGGTGTTCTGCGCCCTGGCACAGGCGGCCCTCTGGAGGCTCCACAACCCCACCCAG GTGGAGGACGCCGCGCTGGATGCCTACGACCGGGCCTACGACCAGGTGGTGAGGAGCACGTCCGGAACCGGGCGGCAGGAGCTGGTGGCCATGCAGGACACG TTCTGGTGCTGTGGCAAGAGCTCGCCCCTCGGGCTCCTGGGGGGCTCGGAGGCCGACCTGTGTCAGGGGGAAGAGGCCACCAGACAG GTGCCGTGCCCGGGCCGGGAGGAGCAGTCCGGGCCCACACGCTGCCCTCTGCCCAGGACTGCCTGCAGGGGATCCAGAGCTTCCTGAGGGTGCACGGGAACATCGTCTCCACCCTGATCAGCCTGGGCCTCGCCTTCACG GCGTACGCAATGCTGCTTAGCTCCTTCATCTGGTTCACCATCCGCTCAGGCAGATACTCCGTGAGCCAACG GGCCCGCAGCCACCCTCCCCAGGAGCCCAGAGTATACAGATGCATCCAGGAGGGATCCCGATCTCCTCGCCGCCCGTCCAAAGCGGACGCTCCCAAGGGCCGTCTGAGTCCAAGCAGGTGCTCTGGTCAGCTTCTGCTGCCCCGGGACACCCACCCGCCTGCCCACGGGAGCGGAGACGCTACGGTCTGCACTCGCATGTGA
- the TSPAN32 gene encoding tetraspanin-32 isoform X1 — MEPCRRVRVAKCQMLATSFFVLLLGSAMAATAALSYFGPHFAVIGHVSADRRTYEAVHHWAFFAGIVLAALLTLGAVLSAAATVRGAGGLMAAAFLSFALVFCALAQAALWRLHNPTQVEDAALDAYDRAYDQVVRSTSGTGRQELVAMQDTFWCCGKSSPLGLLGGSEADLCQGEEATRQDCLQGIQSFLRVHGNIVSTLISLGLAFTAYAMLLSSFIWFTIRSGRYSVSQRARSHPPQEPRVYRCIQEGSRSPRRPSKADAPKGRLSPSRCSGQLLLPRDTHPPAHGSGDATVCTRM, encoded by the exons ATGGAGCCTTGCCGTCGAGTCAGGGTGGCCAAATGCCAGATGCTGGCCACCAGCTTCTTTGTTCTG CTCCTGGGCTCCGCCATGGCTGCCACGGCCGCGCTCAGCTACTTCGGGCCCCACTTTGCTGTCATCGGCCACGTGTCCGCAGACAGGAGAACCTATGAGGCCGTGCACCACTGGG cctTCTTCGCTGGAATCGTCCTGGCTGCACTCCTGACCCTGGGGGCCGTGCTGAGCGCCGCAGCCACTGTGAGAGGGGCCGGGGGCCTCATGGCTGCG gCCTTCCTGAGCTTCGCCCTGGTGTTCTGCGCCCTGGCACAGGCGGCCCTCTGGAGGCTCCACAACCCCACCCAG GTGGAGGACGCCGCGCTGGATGCCTACGACCGGGCCTACGACCAGGTGGTGAGGAGCACGTCCGGAACCGGGCGGCAGGAGCTGGTGGCCATGCAGGACACG TTCTGGTGCTGTGGCAAGAGCTCGCCCCTCGGGCTCCTGGGGGGCTCGGAGGCCGACCTGTGTCAGGGGGAAGAGGCCACCAGACAG GACTGCCTGCAGGGGATCCAGAGCTTCCTGAGGGTGCACGGGAACATCGTCTCCACCCTGATCAGCCTGGGCCTCGCCTTCACG GCGTACGCAATGCTGCTTAGCTCCTTCATCTGGTTCACCATCCGCTCAGGCAGATACTCCGTGAGCCAACG GGCCCGCAGCCACCCTCCCCAGGAGCCCAGAGTATACAGATGCATCCAGGAGGGATCCCGATCTCCTCGCCGCCCGTCCAAAGCGGACGCTCCCAAGGGCCGTCTGAGTCCAAGCAGGTGCTCTGGTCAGCTTCTGCTGCCCCGGGACACCCACCCGCCTGCCCACGGGAGCGGAGACGCTACGGTCTGCACTCGCATGTGA
- the TSPAN32 gene encoding tetraspanin-32 isoform X4 has product MPDAGHQLLCSGNSSWAPPWLPRPRSATSGPTLLSSATCPQTGEPMRPCTTGAFLSFALVFCALAQAALWRLHNPTQVEDAALDAYDRAYDQVVRSTSGTGRQELVAMQDTFWCCGKSSPLGLLGGSEADLCQGEEATRQDCLQGIQSFLRVHGNIVSTLISLGLAFTAYAMLLSSFIWFTIRSGRYSVSQRARSHPPQEPRVYRCIQEGSRSPRRPSKADAPKGRLSPSRCSGQLLLPRDTHPPAHGSGDATVCTRM; this is encoded by the exons ATGCCAGATGCTGGCCACCAGCTTCTTTGTTCTGGTAACAG CTCCTGGGCTCCGCCATGGCTGCCACGGCCGCGCTCAGCTACTTCGGGCCCCACTTTGCTGTCATCGGCCACGTGTCCGCAGACAGGAGAACCTATGAGGCCGTGCACCACTGGG gCCTTCCTGAGCTTCGCCCTGGTGTTCTGCGCCCTGGCACAGGCGGCCCTCTGGAGGCTCCACAACCCCACCCAG GTGGAGGACGCCGCGCTGGATGCCTACGACCGGGCCTACGACCAGGTGGTGAGGAGCACGTCCGGAACCGGGCGGCAGGAGCTGGTGGCCATGCAGGACACG TTCTGGTGCTGTGGCAAGAGCTCGCCCCTCGGGCTCCTGGGGGGCTCGGAGGCCGACCTGTGTCAGGGGGAAGAGGCCACCAGACAG GACTGCCTGCAGGGGATCCAGAGCTTCCTGAGGGTGCACGGGAACATCGTCTCCACCCTGATCAGCCTGGGCCTCGCCTTCACG GCGTACGCAATGCTGCTTAGCTCCTTCATCTGGTTCACCATCCGCTCAGGCAGATACTCCGTGAGCCAACG GGCCCGCAGCCACCCTCCCCAGGAGCCCAGAGTATACAGATGCATCCAGGAGGGATCCCGATCTCCTCGCCGCCCGTCCAAAGCGGACGCTCCCAAGGGCCGTCTGAGTCCAAGCAGGTGCTCTGGTCAGCTTCTGCTGCCCCGGGACACCCACCCGCCTGCCCACGGGAGCGGAGACGCTACGGTCTGCACTCGCATGTGA
- the TSPAN32 gene encoding tetraspanin-32 isoform X3 yields the protein MAATAALSYFGPHFAVIGHVSADRRTYEAVHHWAFFAGIVLAALLTLGAVLSAAATVRGAGGLMAAAFLSFALVFCALAQAALWRLHNPTQVEDAALDAYDRAYDQVVRSTSGTGRQELVAMQDTFWCCGKSSPLGLLGGSEADLCQGEEATRQDCLQGIQSFLRVHGNIVSTLISLGLAFTAYAMLLSSFIWFTIRSGRYSVSQRARSHPPQEPRVYRCIQEGSRSPRRPSKADAPKGRLSPSRCSGQLLLPRDTHPPAHGSGDATVCTRM from the exons ATGGCTGCCACGGCCGCGCTCAGCTACTTCGGGCCCCACTTTGCTGTCATCGGCCACGTGTCCGCAGACAGGAGAACCTATGAGGCCGTGCACCACTGGG cctTCTTCGCTGGAATCGTCCTGGCTGCACTCCTGACCCTGGGGGCCGTGCTGAGCGCCGCAGCCACTGTGAGAGGGGCCGGGGGCCTCATGGCTGCG gCCTTCCTGAGCTTCGCCCTGGTGTTCTGCGCCCTGGCACAGGCGGCCCTCTGGAGGCTCCACAACCCCACCCAG GTGGAGGACGCCGCGCTGGATGCCTACGACCGGGCCTACGACCAGGTGGTGAGGAGCACGTCCGGAACCGGGCGGCAGGAGCTGGTGGCCATGCAGGACACG TTCTGGTGCTGTGGCAAGAGCTCGCCCCTCGGGCTCCTGGGGGGCTCGGAGGCCGACCTGTGTCAGGGGGAAGAGGCCACCAGACAG GACTGCCTGCAGGGGATCCAGAGCTTCCTGAGGGTGCACGGGAACATCGTCTCCACCCTGATCAGCCTGGGCCTCGCCTTCACG GCGTACGCAATGCTGCTTAGCTCCTTCATCTGGTTCACCATCCGCTCAGGCAGATACTCCGTGAGCCAACG GGCCCGCAGCCACCCTCCCCAGGAGCCCAGAGTATACAGATGCATCCAGGAGGGATCCCGATCTCCTCGCCGCCCGTCCAAAGCGGACGCTCCCAAGGGCCGTCTGAGTCCAAGCAGGTGCTCTGGTCAGCTTCTGCTGCCCCGGGACACCCACCCGCCTGCCCACGGGAGCGGAGACGCTACGGTCTGCACTCGCATGTGA
- the LOC122430514 gene encoding uncharacterized protein LOC122430514, which translates to MQETWVLSLGQEDPPGEGSGNPLQCSCLENPVAREGWRAIVASARYDLVTKPPPPSNVLQQEWPWSPRAGPYGVQGNLRPKERRKACSGSQKVWLDRVCGAGLPRDCFGVWPGAWLSRAKPGPEFSCLVCVQSWGLGEAPAGTGRSESSGASSPFGRGTRGLPFRLPARLGSEAEPVGAMGTGRGGHWCWPASLCPAETRHMDQRRPLLSRLWTLPALPVLGPCKQEPIWGCVPVSLNLLSTHFLCLATEVLTLTPSPGLGGLSSAHGLDQFRFPGRLSALSRGLEFRQNFWKARLPPPLVTWERSLPSCGPALLPGVARNLDPGPQASSPIVQGPASHMTA; encoded by the coding sequence atgcaggagacctgggttctatccctgggtcaggaagacccccccggagaaggaagtggcaacccactccagtgttcttgcctagaaaatcccgtggccagagaaggctggcgggctatagttgcAAGTgccagatacgacttagtgactaaaccaccgccCCCCAGCAATGTCCTCCAGCAGGAGTGGCCGTGGTCTCCCCGGGCTGGTCCTTATGGAGTGCAGGGGAATCTGAGGcccaaggagaggagaaaggcatgCTCAGGGTCTCAGAAAGTCTGGCTGGACAGGGTCTGTGGGGCTGGGCTCCCCAGGGACTGCTTTGGGGTCTGGCCTGGGGCTTGGCTCTCACGTGCAAAGCCTGGCCCCGAGTTCTCCTGCCTGGTTTGTGTCCaatcctgggggctgggggaggccccTGCAGGCACTGGCCGCTCAGAGAGCAGCGGGGCAAGCAGCCCCTTTGGGAGGGGCACCCGGGGGCTGCCCTTCAGACTACCAGCTCGGCTGGGGAGTGAAGCTGAGCCTGTCGGGGCCATGGGCACAGGGCGTGGTGGGCACTGGTGTTGGCCAGCCTCACTCTGCCCAGCTGAGACCCGCCACATGGACCAGCGGCGCCCCCTCCTCAGCCGACTGTGGACCCTCCCGGCCCTGCCAGTCCTCGGCCCCTGCAAACAGGAGCCCATCTGGGGCTGTGTCCCCGTCTCTCTGAACCTCTTGAGCACCCATTTCCTCTGTCTGGCCACAGAAGTTCTGACCTTGACCCccagccctggtctgggaggactcAGCTCTGCTCATGGACTTGACCAGTTCCGTTTCCCAGGCAGGCTTTCAGCTCTGTCTCGGGGCCTGGAGTTCAGGCAGAATTTCTGGAAGGCCAGGCTGCCCCCGCCCCTGGTCACATGGGAGCGGTCCCTCCCGAGCTGtggtcctgccctcctccctggggTTGCGCGCAACCTAGACCCAGGCCCGCAGGCTTCAAGCCCCATTGTCCAGGGGCCGGCGTCCCACATGACTGCATGA